One Ignavibacteriota bacterium DNA segment encodes these proteins:
- a CDS encoding MFS transporter translates to MIERTRVGTWEKVAYGLGDTATNLVWRTLMVFLPVFYTDVFGISAAAVGTLLLVCRYFDGITDLLMGLIADRTDTRWGRFRPWILWSTIPFGIATVATFTAIDATPGWKLLYAYVTYSTLILAFTANNVPYSALTGVLSADPAERTSISSFRFFFAFLGGLLTQGLNVPLVAFFGQGNDVVGYSWTMSIFAVVSVILLFVTFASTRERVITPIPTSVSLRSDVGMLLRNRPWVIVFVTGLIFVTMTTLKQGVTMYYFKYFVGNTGLATLFMVTGLLAAMAGSAATGPLSRWLGKKALMQAAFGVALVSSAALYVVGPGDVALMVILSSITEFSTGPIVVLFFAMLGDVADYGEWTQHRRMTGLVFSAGTLSMKFGTGIAGALTGWLLTAFGYVPNVAQSCEALHGIRLLISVFPAIAAAAAMVVVFFYPLTGHTTTEMERALLHIRKEGSA, encoded by the coding sequence ATGATTGAGCGGACGCGCGTCGGCACCTGGGAGAAGGTCGCGTACGGGCTTGGCGATACCGCGACCAATCTTGTCTGGCGAACACTGATGGTGTTCCTGCCCGTCTTCTATACGGACGTCTTCGGTATCTCGGCTGCGGCCGTGGGCACCTTGTTGCTCGTCTGCCGGTACTTTGACGGCATCACCGATCTCCTCATGGGTCTCATCGCCGACCGGACCGACACGCGCTGGGGAAGATTCCGACCCTGGATCCTGTGGTCCACGATCCCATTCGGGATCGCAACCGTCGCAACGTTCACCGCCATCGACGCCACACCGGGTTGGAAACTGCTCTACGCGTACGTCACGTACAGCACACTGATCCTTGCGTTCACGGCGAATAATGTGCCGTATTCCGCTCTGACCGGCGTGCTGTCCGCCGATCCTGCAGAGCGGACCAGCATTTCGTCATTCAGGTTCTTCTTCGCGTTCCTCGGCGGGCTCCTGACACAGGGATTGAACGTGCCGCTCGTCGCCTTCTTCGGACAGGGCAATGATGTGGTCGGCTATAGCTGGACAATGTCGATCTTTGCCGTCGTCAGTGTCATCCTGCTCTTTGTCACATTCGCGTCAACGCGCGAACGGGTGATCACCCCCATCCCCACATCCGTCTCGTTGAGGTCGGATGTCGGCATGCTGCTGCGCAACCGCCCATGGGTGATCGTGTTTGTAACCGGACTCATCTTCGTGACGATGACGACGCTGAAACAGGGTGTCACGATGTACTACTTCAAGTACTTCGTCGGGAACACCGGTTTGGCAACCCTGTTCATGGTGACGGGGCTGCTCGCAGCGATGGCCGGGTCGGCCGCGACCGGTCCGCTCAGTCGATGGCTGGGGAAGAAGGCTCTCATGCAGGCCGCGTTCGGCGTCGCGCTTGTTTCCAGTGCGGCGTTGTATGTCGTGGGCCCGGGGGATGTGGCGCTCATGGTCATTCTCAGTTCGATCACGGAGTTCTCCACGGGCCCGATCGTTGTTCTGTTCTTCGCCATGCTCGGGGATGTCGCCGACTACGGGGAATGGACGCAGCATCGCCGCATGACCGGCCTGGTGTTCTCCGCCGGCACGCTCTCCATGAAATTCGGCACGGGCATCGCCGGGGCACTGACGGGGTGGCTGTTGACGGCATTCGGTTACGTCCCGAATGTGGCGCAGTCCTGTGAGGCTCTTCACGGGATCAGACTCCTTATCAGTGTCTTTCCGGCGATCGCTGCTGCCGCGGCGATGGTGGTGGTCTTCTTCTACCCGCTCACCGGGCACACAACAACCGAAATGGAACGGGCACTCTTGCACATACGGAAGGAAGGATCGGCATGA
- a CDS encoding ATP-binding cassette domain-containing protein, with protein sequence MPEQQGAVLLTAHSIEVSYAEREVLRGASLSIHENDKVGLIGNNGSGKSTLLRIIAGLMQPDNGTVSLRRDTVVGYLSQDSALDPALTVYENIREGAHDVLDILREYEALPPISDRRHILEHLIQHRDGWNLENRIETAMHSLNVPDKDRDVQTLSGGERRRVALCRAIIARPDLLLLDEPTNHLDTESIEWIELFLNTWPAACLFITHDRYFLDSIANRIVELDAGTCTTHTGNYTDFLLDKTEREAQLDVEDSKRRSYLKRELEWVRKGPRARRTKSKDRLQRYFDMVAEPERERQRDMDLVIPPADQHGSTILEFKDLAAERHARQLFSGLTFQFNDTRKLGIIGRNGLGKTTLLKIILNELAPAAGTVVVGERTKFNYIDQARASVNEGNTVLEEIGEGIEYLQIGNERVTVWKYLRRFLFEDDRMHTKVGNLSGGERSRLLLAKILKNGGNFLILDEPTNDLDLATLRILEEALVDFQGCVIAVSHDRYFLNRVCNGILAFEGDGVVHFSEGDYDYYVEKRAARRASLSPAPTTARPAGPSKPKTAKLTWKESKELSTIETDLQRAEDEVRRIETLFMSPDFYTQHGERAAQLTAELDGARSEVERIYARWHELEEKKSSLSA encoded by the coding sequence ATGCCCGAGCAGCAGGGCGCAGTCCTCCTGACCGCCCATTCCATTGAGGTTTCATACGCAGAACGCGAGGTCCTGAGGGGCGCCTCCCTCAGCATCCATGAGAACGACAAGGTAGGACTCATTGGCAATAATGGGTCCGGTAAATCCACCCTTCTCAGGATCATTGCCGGGTTGATGCAACCCGACAACGGGACGGTCTCGCTCCGGCGCGACACGGTGGTTGGATACCTCTCACAGGATTCCGCCCTGGACCCCGCATTGACGGTGTACGAGAACATCCGGGAAGGTGCCCACGACGTCCTCGATATCCTCAGAGAGTACGAAGCTCTCCCCCCCATCTCGGACCGCCGCCACATTCTGGAACACCTCATCCAGCACCGCGACGGCTGGAACCTCGAGAACCGGATCGAAACGGCGATGCATTCCCTGAACGTTCCGGACAAGGACAGGGATGTGCAGACGCTTTCGGGCGGCGAGCGCAGGCGGGTCGCACTCTGCCGTGCGATCATCGCACGCCCCGACCTGCTCCTGCTGGATGAGCCGACCAACCATCTGGATACGGAGTCGATCGAGTGGATCGAACTGTTCCTGAACACCTGGCCGGCAGCGTGCCTGTTCATCACCCACGACCGGTACTTCCTCGATTCCATCGCGAACAGGATCGTTGAGCTCGATGCCGGAACGTGCACCACGCACACCGGCAACTATACGGACTTCCTCCTCGACAAGACCGAGCGCGAGGCACAACTCGATGTCGAGGATTCCAAGCGCCGCAGCTATCTCAAGCGCGAACTGGAATGGGTGCGCAAGGGCCCGCGCGCACGCCGCACGAAATCCAAAGACCGCCTCCAGCGGTACTTCGACATGGTGGCAGAGCCGGAACGCGAGCGGCAGCGCGACATGGACCTGGTCATCCCGCCGGCGGACCAGCATGGCTCGACCATCCTGGAATTCAAGGACCTCGCCGCAGAACGGCATGCGCGTCAACTGTTCAGCGGACTCACGTTCCAGTTCAACGACACGCGAAAGCTCGGGATCATCGGACGCAATGGCCTCGGGAAGACCACCCTGCTGAAGATCATCCTCAACGAGCTTGCACCGGCGGCAGGCACCGTCGTGGTCGGTGAACGGACAAAGTTCAACTACATCGATCAGGCACGCGCTTCCGTGAACGAGGGGAATACTGTCCTGGAGGAGATCGGGGAAGGGATCGAATACCTCCAGATCGGCAACGAGCGCGTGACGGTGTGGAAGTACCTGCGGCGGTTCCTCTTCGAGGACGACCGCATGCATACGAAGGTCGGCAACCTTTCGGGCGGCGAACGCAGCCGGTTGCTCCTTGCGAAGATCCTGAAGAACGGCGGCAACTTCCTGATCCTCGATGAGCCCACCAACGATCTCGATCTGGCCACACTGCGCATCCTGGAGGAGGCGCTCGTCGATTTCCAGGGATGCGTCATCGCGGTCAGCCACGACCGCTACTTCCTCAACCGGGTCTGCAACGGCATCCTGGCATTCGAGGGTGACGGCGTGGTGCATTTCAGCGAAGGCGATTACGACTACTATGTGGAGAAGCGCGCCGCACGTCGCGCGTCACTCTCCCCTGCCCCGACCACCGCAAGGCCGGCAGGTCCTTCGAAGCCGAAGACCGCAAAGCTCACCTGGAAGGAGTCGAAGGAACTCTCAACGATCGAGACGGACCTCCAGCGGGCCGAGGATGAGGTTCGGCGGATCGAGACGTTGTTCATGTCCCCGGACTTCTACACGCAACACGGTGAGCGGGCGGCACAGCTCACCGCGGAGCTCGATGGCGCACGCAGCGAAGTGGAGCGGATCTATGCCCGGTGGCACGAGCTGGAAGAAAAGAAGAGTTCGCTCTCCGCCTGA
- a CDS encoding proline--tRNA ligase, whose translation MRLSSGFIPTVKETPAEAVIPSHQLMIRAGMVRPLAAGIYSFLPLGYRVMKKAMEVIREEMDAIGGQELHLPALSPIELWESTGRVKAFGDILFHVKNRPLVLAPTHEEVICWLAKNNVSSYKEMPQIWYQIQTKFRNEPRPRSGVLRGRQFLMKDSYSLDATWEGLDKSYDLHADAYKKIFTRCGLKFFIVGASSGAMGGTGSQEFMMESAAGEDVIAVSEDLSYAANMEVATSLVPPAPRESASAPMEEILTPGVKTIDELVAFLKVDASRFAKSVVYWSEETPVLVLMLGNDELNEAKLSGVLGTDVRPIEAEKLLALTGADGGSIGPVGLRERTPAAKKFRIIADRRLQGANNLISGANKNDYHIKNIDLQRDCTIDGYHDLRVVQAGEPSPNGSGALRVVPGVELGHIFKLGTKYADAMHATFLDEQGKEKPIIMGSYGIGVERIVACHIEQNHDADGITWDPVLAPFLFHLIAVGTKSAAVVQTAEELYTDMNAARMEVLFDDRKEVSPGFKFKDADLLGMPYQVIVGDKNLSAGNIEVKERRTGKRWLHPRATIMSHLQELAGKK comes from the coding sequence ATGCGCCTGAGTTCCGGATTCATTCCCACTGTCAAAGAGACCCCCGCGGAAGCGGTCATTCCCAGCCACCAGCTCATGATCCGTGCGGGCATGGTTCGCCCGCTGGCTGCAGGCATCTATTCGTTCCTTCCCCTGGGCTACCGGGTGATGAAGAAGGCCATGGAGGTGATCCGGGAGGAGATGGACGCCATCGGCGGGCAGGAATTGCATCTGCCGGCGCTGAGCCCCATCGAGCTCTGGGAATCCACCGGCCGCGTGAAGGCATTCGGCGACATTCTCTTCCATGTGAAGAACCGTCCGCTTGTTCTCGCCCCAACCCATGAAGAGGTGATCTGCTGGCTCGCGAAGAACAACGTCTCCTCCTACAAGGAGATGCCGCAGATCTGGTATCAGATCCAGACGAAGTTCCGGAATGAGCCCCGCCCGCGCTCCGGGGTGCTGCGCGGACGTCAGTTCCTGATGAAGGACAGCTACAGCCTGGATGCGACGTGGGAAGGGCTCGACAAGAGCTACGACCTGCACGCGGATGCCTACAAGAAGATCTTTACGCGGTGCGGACTGAAGTTCTTCATCGTGGGTGCCTCCAGCGGTGCGATGGGAGGAACGGGATCGCAGGAGTTCATGATGGAATCTGCCGCGGGCGAAGATGTGATCGCGGTGTCGGAAGACCTGAGCTACGCGGCGAACATGGAAGTGGCGACCTCGCTGGTGCCGCCGGCACCGCGCGAGTCTGCCAGTGCACCCATGGAGGAGATCCTGACACCGGGCGTGAAGACCATCGACGAGCTCGTGGCCTTCCTGAAGGTGGATGCATCCCGATTTGCAAAGTCGGTGGTGTACTGGTCGGAAGAGACCCCGGTACTCGTGCTGATGCTGGGCAACGACGAACTGAACGAGGCGAAGCTTTCCGGGGTGCTCGGAACGGATGTGCGTCCGATCGAAGCCGAGAAGCTGCTCGCGTTGACCGGCGCCGACGGCGGATCGATCGGCCCGGTGGGATTGCGCGAGCGGACACCCGCCGCGAAGAAGTTCCGTATCATTGCGGACAGGCGGCTCCAGGGGGCGAACAACCTGATCAGCGGCGCGAACAAGAACGACTATCACATCAAGAACATCGACCTCCAGCGCGACTGCACGATCGATGGCTATCACGACCTGCGCGTCGTGCAGGCGGGCGAGCCGAGCCCGAATGGTTCGGGAGCTCTCCGCGTCGTCCCCGGCGTCGAACTCGGCCACATCTTCAAGCTCGGGACGAAGTATGCGGATGCCATGCACGCGACGTTCCTGGATGAGCAGGGGAAAGAGAAACCGATCATCATGGGCAGCTACGGGATCGGCGTGGAACGCATCGTCGCCTGTCACATCGAGCAGAACCATGATGCCGATGGCATCACGTGGGATCCCGTCCTCGCACCCTTCCTCTTCCATCTCATCGCGGTGGGCACGAAGAGCGCTGCGGTCGTCCAGACCGCGGAAGAGTTGTACACGGACATGAACGCTGCGCGGATGGAAGTGCTCTTCGATGACCGGAAAGAGGTGAGCCCGGGGTTCAAGTTCAAGGACGCCGATCTGCTCGGGATGCCGTACCAGGTGATCGTGGGCGACAAGAACCTCTCTGCGGGCAACATCGAGGTGAAGGAGCGCCGGACGGGCAAGCGGTGGCTGCATCCGCGTGCGACCATCATGTCGCACCTCCAGGAACTCGCAGGAAAGAAGTGA
- a CDS encoding thioredoxin family protein translates to MSADRGQGVSDVAARFRIAQTYQEYEEGLRVYDETPLPADASADDKAHKAYATINLQRASRIARSYTPGEEITATVHALSGGQLWGVISEVWCGDSAQIIPYLARIAALRADITFRVMVRDENPDIMDRYLTSGKRCIPKFIVWNADGEELCTWGPRPVGAQAVIDEALAGGVPKEQRLERLHLWYGRDRGKSIEGEIATLLRGIR, encoded by the coding sequence ATGTCGGCTGATCGCGGTCAGGGTGTGTCCGATGTCGCCGCGCGGTTCCGTATAGCGCAGACCTATCAAGAGTACGAAGAAGGGTTGCGCGTGTACGACGAGACGCCCCTGCCGGCCGACGCATCAGCGGACGACAAGGCGCACAAGGCGTATGCGACGATCAATCTACAACGCGCGTCCCGCATAGCGCGGAGCTATACGCCCGGCGAAGAGATCACCGCGACGGTCCACGCACTTTCCGGTGGCCAACTCTGGGGTGTCATCTCCGAGGTCTGGTGCGGGGATTCCGCACAGATCATTCCGTATCTCGCGCGGATCGCCGCTCTGCGTGCGGATATCACGTTCCGTGTGATGGTGCGTGATGAGAATCCGGACATCATGGACCGTTATCTCACCAGCGGCAAGCGATGCATCCCGAAGTTCATTGTGTGGAATGCCGATGGGGAGGAGCTGTGCACCTGGGGGCCCCGCCCCGTGGGCGCACAAGCAGTGATCGATGAAGCCCTTGCCGGTGGTGTGCCCAAGGAACAGCGGCTGGAACGCCTTCACCTCTGGTACGGCCGCGACCGGGGAAAAAGCATCGAAGGGGAGATCGCCACGCTCTTGCGCGGCATCCGCTGA
- a CDS encoding exo-alpha-sialidase: MTRKRMNARGWLVLGALSAYAAFPGWSQPGTVLRTATLYQEPGVYCAWPSIARMANGDLLVAFTATEEHLAPDGRILIIRSADEGRTWTGPDTLLDTPIDERESGFTAGADGGLVAHLWSTRHTPEFYRGLPPGAYRKGVLDRWIARVGSGSYRVCTTLHGAWQRTTTDNGRNWSDPVRSRDAVHGGIRLPNGTLLIASYRDDQPMIGIHAAGAGDTGYVRIATVRSPQPDSIAFGEPHLALLSTGRIIMMIRATALPYNDRDPRCVLWETYSDDGGVTWVRPFATRLWGFPPHLLVLEDGRVVCSYGYRRMPFGERACVSIDGVTWDPANETVLSDEAPNGDLGYPASVELRDGSILTVYYQPPVVAGTVQEMHPPDPGRTKPAIMGTVWRPTPPVSR, encoded by the coding sequence ATGACCAGGAAGCGGATGAACGCCCGTGGCTGGCTGGTGCTCGGTGCTCTGTCAGCATACGCTGCCTTCCCCGGATGGTCACAACCGGGAACAGTCCTGCGGACCGCGACCCTCTATCAGGAACCGGGCGTCTATTGTGCATGGCCTTCGATCGCACGCATGGCGAACGGCGACCTGCTGGTGGCGTTCACGGCCACCGAGGAACACCTCGCACCCGATGGCAGGATACTCATCATCCGATCGGCCGATGAAGGCCGGACATGGACCGGGCCGGATACCCTCCTGGACACGCCGATCGATGAACGCGAGTCGGGATTCACGGCGGGCGCAGACGGCGGGTTGGTCGCCCATCTCTGGTCAACCCGGCATACGCCGGAGTTCTACCGTGGATTGCCCCCGGGTGCGTACCGGAAGGGTGTCCTCGATCGTTGGATCGCCCGTGTTGGATCAGGTTCGTACCGCGTCTGCACGACGTTGCACGGCGCGTGGCAGCGGACGACGACCGACAATGGTCGGAACTGGTCCGATCCTGTGCGGAGCAGGGATGCCGTTCATGGAGGGATCCGGCTTCCGAACGGGACACTGCTCATCGCGAGTTATCGTGACGATCAACCGATGATCGGGATCCACGCCGCGGGGGCGGGCGACACAGGATACGTGCGGATCGCGACCGTCCGCTCCCCGCAACCCGACAGCATCGCATTCGGGGAGCCGCACCTTGCGTTGCTGTCGACGGGCAGGATCATCATGATGATCCGTGCGACGGCACTTCCGTACAACGACAGGGATCCGCGCTGCGTGCTCTGGGAAACCTACTCGGATGATGGCGGCGTAACGTGGGTACGGCCGTTTGCAACCAGGTTGTGGGGCTTTCCGCCGCATCTGCTGGTCCTCGAAGACGGCCGCGTCGTCTGCTCGTACGGGTACCGTCGCATGCCCTTCGGCGAACGGGCCTGTGTAAGCATCGACGGGGTCACATGGGACCCTGCGAACGAGACCGTGCTGTCGGATGAAGCGCCGAACGGGGACCTGGGATATCCCGCATCGGTCGAACTGCGCGATGGCTCCATCCTCACGGTGTACTACCAGCCGCCTGTCGTTGCGGGGACGGTGCAGGAGATGCATCCGCCGGATCCCGGGCGGACGAAACCCGCCATCATGGGTACGGTCTGGCGGCCAACGCCGCCGGTCAGCCGGTAA
- the trxA gene encoding thioredoxin, which yields MFRDCPHHRCSLPPDTAWIRPCVSRRRSHGCSERTPCALLEKSKRHKKNQGRAMKPIVVTDSTFEAEVLKSPIPVLVDFWAVWCGPCKTIAPVVEELAAEYNGKLKVVKLDVDGNPDTSMKFAIRSIPTLMVFKGGTVVEQIIGAVPKRSLVDKLAPHVG from the coding sequence ATGTTCAGGGATTGCCCGCACCACAGATGTTCGCTGCCCCCAGATACGGCGTGGATCCGTCCGTGCGTTTCCAGGAGGCGGTCACACGGGTGCTCGGAACGGACGCCGTGCGCTTTGTTGGAGAAGTCCAAACGTCACAAGAAAAATCAGGGAAGAGCAATGAAACCTATCGTCGTCACAGACAGCACGTTTGAAGCTGAAGTGTTGAAGTCCCCGATCCCGGTGCTGGTCGATTTCTGGGCCGTGTGGTGTGGCCCGTGCAAGACGATCGCACCCGTGGTGGAAGAACTCGCCGCGGAATACAACGGTAAACTCAAGGTCGTCAAACTCGACGTGGACGGCAATCCGGACACCTCCATGAAGTTCGCGATCCGCAGCATCCCGACGCTCATGGTGTTCAAGGGCGGCACGGTGGTGGAACAGATCATCGGTGCCGTGCCGAAACGGAGTCTGGTCGACAAGCTGGCCCCGCATGTCGGCTGA
- a CDS encoding DEAD/DEAH box helicase, which translates to MRAVYDLGFQYCTPIQAGILQHTLGGADATGRAQTGTGKTAAFLITILTHLMRKPIQGERKPGVPRALILAPTRELVLQIDKDAALLAKYTNHSNLAVFGGMDYKKQQTRLSSSPIDIIAATPGRLLDFKRQHAIDLSKVEILVIDEADRMLDMGFIPDVRRIIESTPMKGTRQTMFFSATLTPEVNRLAASWTRDAVEVDVTPPSSLTLASIDQRVYITTDDEKFTLLYNMVTKLGLDRVMVFANRRDETQFLKDRLAAREISCGLLSGDVSQEQRVRTLESFRKGSIKVLVATDVAARGLHIDNVSHVINYSLPKDPQDYVHRIGRTGRAGASGISVSFATETEAYEIPAIEEFIGRPLGAVHPEEEMLTPLPDLAEGVKEPGKRPRKRTGPGGSGGGGGRRRPGGPRRHSS; encoded by the coding sequence ATGCGCGCAGTCTATGATCTCGGATTCCAGTACTGCACCCCCATCCAGGCGGGCATCCTCCAGCACACGCTGGGCGGGGCCGATGCCACGGGCAGGGCGCAGACGGGAACGGGGAAGACCGCTGCGTTCCTGATCACGATCCTCACCCACCTGATGCGCAAGCCGATACAGGGGGAACGCAAGCCGGGCGTGCCACGCGCGCTCATCCTTGCGCCGACCCGCGAGCTCGTCCTCCAGATAGACAAGGATGCAGCGTTGCTCGCCAAGTACACGAACCACTCCAACCTGGCGGTGTTCGGCGGCATGGATTACAAGAAACAGCAAACACGGCTTTCTTCCTCGCCGATCGATATCATCGCCGCGACCCCGGGCCGGCTGCTGGATTTCAAGCGTCAGCACGCGATCGATCTGAGCAAGGTCGAGATCCTCGTGATCGATGAAGCGGACCGGATGCTGGACATGGGATTCATTCCCGATGTCCGCCGCATCATCGAAAGCACCCCGATGAAGGGGACCAGGCAGACGATGTTCTTCAGTGCCACGCTCACCCCCGAAGTGAACAGACTTGCGGCATCCTGGACACGCGACGCGGTGGAAGTGGATGTCACGCCGCCGAGTTCCCTCACGCTGGCGAGCATCGACCAGCGGGTGTACATCACGACCGACGACGAGAAGTTCACGTTGCTCTACAACATGGTCACGAAGCTGGGGCTCGACCGTGTGATGGTGTTCGCCAACCGGCGCGATGAGACGCAGTTCCTCAAGGACCGCCTCGCTGCGCGCGAGATCTCCTGCGGGCTGCTCTCCGGCGACGTCTCGCAGGAACAGCGCGTGCGCACCCTGGAGTCGTTCCGCAAAGGGAGCATCAAGGTGCTCGTGGCCACCGACGTTGCTGCCCGCGGCCTGCACATCGACAATGTGAGTCATGTCATCAATTACTCGCTACCGAAGGATCCCCAGGACTACGTCCACCGGATCGGCCGAACCGGCCGCGCGGGGGCGAGTGGCATCTCGGTGAGCTTCGCAACGGAAACGGAAGCCTACGAGATCCCTGCGATCGAGGAGTTCATCGGGCGGCCTCTCGGTGCAGTACATCCTGAGGAAGAAATGCTCACACCTCTGCCGGACCTTGCTGAGGGCGTGAAAGAACCCGGCAAGCGGCCGCGCAAGCGGACGGGCCCGGGTGGCAGCGGAGGCGGTGGGGGAAGAAGGCGTCCCGGGGGGCCCCGACGACATAGTTCGTGA
- a CDS encoding beta-glucosidase — protein sequence MIHFPSGFTWGTATASYQIEGAWQEGGKGLSIWDAFSHTPGKIIDGSTGDVSCDHYHRWKNDVEGMASMGLKAYRFSIAWSRILPAGRGEVNREGIRFYSELIDALLEKGIEPWVTLYHWDLPLALQLEMDGWLDPRLASIFKEYAAVCFEHFGDRVKHWITFNEPWVVSILGYGQGIFAPGRVSNDEPYLAAHTILRAHGMAVREYRERFQSVQNGIIGMTNNCDWREPLSRAPADVEAAERALEFFLGWFADPLYRGDYPACMRDRVGTRLPAFTPADREMIKGSQDFFGLNHYTTMYAAHRRADATDETSPFGNGGIAGDQDVHLSAHPTWHTTDMGWSIVPWGLRKLLHWIDARYGHPPIVITENGCAFPDVPAHGVIDDTQRIGFLDAYLSEAHRAMDEGVDLRGYFLWSLMDNFEWSSGFTRRFGLWHVDYATGVRTPKSSAAWFARLSADNGFIPMAGNPYRSVAGEAGHD from the coding sequence ATGATACACTTTCCGTCCGGATTCACCTGGGGAACTGCCACCGCGAGCTATCAGATCGAAGGCGCGTGGCAGGAAGGAGGAAAGGGGCTTTCCATCTGGGATGCATTCAGTCACACGCCCGGTAAGATCATCGATGGCTCCACGGGCGATGTCTCCTGCGACCACTACCACCGCTGGAAGAACGATGTCGAGGGCATGGCATCCATGGGCCTCAAGGCCTACCGGTTCTCGATCGCCTGGTCAAGGATCCTCCCTGCGGGCCGCGGCGAGGTCAACCGGGAGGGTATCCGCTTCTATTCTGAGCTGATCGATGCACTTCTGGAGAAGGGCATCGAGCCCTGGGTAACGCTCTATCACTGGGACCTGCCGCTCGCACTCCAACTGGAAATGGACGGCTGGCTGGATCCACGCCTCGCCAGCATCTTCAAGGAGTACGCCGCAGTATGCTTCGAGCATTTCGGCGATCGCGTGAAGCACTGGATCACGTTCAATGAACCCTGGGTCGTGTCGATCCTCGGATATGGACAGGGGATCTTCGCTCCGGGCCGCGTGTCGAACGATGAACCGTACCTCGCTGCGCACACCATCCTCCGCGCTCACGGTATGGCCGTTCGCGAGTATCGCGAACGGTTCCAATCGGTGCAGAACGGTATCATCGGCATGACCAACAACTGCGATTGGCGCGAACCTCTCTCGCGCGCCCCTGCCGATGTGGAGGCCGCTGAACGGGCTCTGGAGTTCTTCCTCGGGTGGTTCGCCGATCCGTTGTATCGCGGTGACTACCCTGCGTGCATGCGCGACCGTGTGGGGACGCGGCTCCCCGCGTTCACCCCGGCTGACCGTGAGATGATCAAAGGCTCGCAGGACTTCTTCGGACTGAACCACTACACGACGATGTACGCCGCGCACCGGCGCGCGGATGCCACCGATGAGACCTCACCATTCGGCAATGGCGGGATCGCGGGTGATCAGGATGTCCATCTGTCCGCTCACCCCACCTGGCACACGACGGATATGGGATGGTCCATCGTGCCCTGGGGCTTGCGCAAGCTCCTGCACTGGATCGACGCGCGGTACGGGCATCCCCCCATCGTGATCACCGAGAATGGCTGCGCATTCCCGGATGTGCCCGCTCACGGCGTCATCGACGACACCCAGCGCATCGGATTCCTTGATGCGTATCTGTCGGAGGCGCACCGTGCCATGGACGAAGGCGTTGATCTCCGCGGGTACTTCCTCTGGTCGCTCATGGATAATTTCGAATGGTCGTCAGGGTTCACACGCCGGTTCGGCCTGTGGCATGTGGACTACGCGACGGGGGTGCGGACGCCGAAGTCGTCCGCTGCATGGTTCGCACGCCTGAGTGCAGACAACGGTTTCATTCCGATGGCCGGGAATCCGTATCGCTCCGTCGCGGGGGAGGCCGGCCATGATTGA